In Ruegeria sp. YS9, the genomic window CGGCGGGCAGCATTCGCTTTTGGGCGACCAGCGCGCGATCAAGAAAGGCGACATCCTGACCGTTGTCATCGAGTTGGACGAGAAGGCCGAAATTTCGAACAACACCAGACGATCCAGATCTGGGTCCGAGAACCTTGAAGTCCCCAGCCTCTTTGGCCTGCCTCAGCGTGTGCAAAAGAACCTGCCCCAGGGCGCGTCCTTGGATGAAGCCGTTTCGATTGAGGCGGATTCCTCAAGCTCTGGCCGCGGATCCGTCAGGAGAAACGAAAAACTGACTCTGCGTGTTGCCGCAACGGTGCTGGATGTGTTGCCGAACGGAATTCTTTCAATATCGGGATCCCAGGAGTTGCGGGTCAACTTCGAGCTGCGAGAACTTCTTGTCACGGGATATGTCCGCCCGCAGGACATCTCGCGGCAAAACGAAATAACCTATGACAAAATCGCGTCAGCGCGCGTGTCATATGGCGGCAGAGGGCAGATAACGGATGTCCAGCAACCCCGCTATGGTCAGCAAGTTCTTGATTCCCTTTTGCCGTTCTGAGGTGAGACCGTGGTTGCGAAATTGATCCCCGTGATTTTTCTGATTGTTGGACTCGGCGCGGGTATTGGCGCGGGGCTGGCTTTTGCACCTGCGAAAAAACCTGAAACCGCGGTTGCCGAAGAAAAAGCAGTCAAAGAGGACAAGGCGACCGGCAAGAAAACAGGAAAATCAAAGGAAAAGGGCGAGGCGAAAAGCTTTGAATATCTGAAAATGACCAAGCAATTCGTCGTCCCCGTTGTGAAAGACGACCAGATCGAAGCCATGGTAACGCTGTCGCTGAGCCTTGAGGCGAACCCGGCAATTACAGAAACCTATTATGCAATCGAGCCTAAACTCAGGGATGGCTTTCTTCAGGTTCTTTTTGACCAAGCAAACACGGGTGGTTTTGACGGGGCTTTTACAGAATCCGGGAACCTGGATGTATTGCGGAAATCCTTGCTGGAAGTGGCGCGCAAAGAATTTGGCGACGACGTGTCCAAAGTGCTGATCCTGAGTGT contains:
- the flgH gene encoding flagellar basal body L-ring protein FlgH, giving the protein MHGLPKTLVLTAFVLSACGRMDHLGKPPSFTPNEDSPEQVAMLWPGLPLHTQPQRNVDRSSLWSGGQHSLLGDQRAIKKGDILTVVIELDEKAEISNNTRRSRSGSENLEVPSLFGLPQRVQKNLPQGASLDEAVSIEADSSSSGRGSVRRNEKLTLRVAATVLDVLPNGILSISGSQELRVNFELRELLVTGYVRPQDISRQNEITYDKIASARVSYGGRGQITDVQQPRYGQQVLDSLLPF
- a CDS encoding flagellar basal body-associated protein FliL produces the protein MVAKLIPVIFLIVGLGAGIGAGLAFAPAKKPETAVAEEKAVKEDKATGKKTGKSKEKGEAKSFEYLKMTKQFVVPVVKDDQIEAMVTLSLSLEANPAITETYYAIEPKLRDGFLQVLFDQANTGGFDGAFTESGNLDVLRKSLLEVARKEFGDDVSKVLILSVNRQDS